A region of the Sodalis ligni genome:
CAGCACCTCCGGCCATTGCTCGCGAAACTCGGTCAGCGCCGGCGTCAGCCATTGAATACAGCTATGGCACTCGATGGCCAGCCGCAGCGTCGTTTGATGCGGTTCCAGGCAATTTTGCAGCGCCTGCTGTACCTGAGGCAGGATTTGTTCGGCCAACTGCAGCAGGATCTCTCCCTGGGGCGTAAAGCGGAGCGGCTGGCTTTTGCGGACGAATAGTCTGAAACCCAGCCGCTGCTCAAGATCGCTGAATTGATGGGACAGCGCGGATTGGGTTTGATGAAGCTGGGCCGATGCGGCCGCCAGCGATCCGCTGTTACGCAGGGCTTGCAGCGTCCGCAGATGTTTAAGTTCGATCATGAGGGTGTTTCACCTGGAAGTGAATAATTTGCGCTTGTGGTTAATACAGTACATGTTGATTATGGATGTGTAAACATCTGGACGTCCATATGGGAGAAGGTAATGACAATACTAAGCCACACACTGGGTTTTCCGCGCGTCGGTCTGCACCGTGAATTGAAAAAAGCGCAGGAAAGTTATTGGGCAGGAAAATCCTCGCAACAAGAGCTATTGGCGGTGGGGCGCGAACTGCGGTCCCGTCACTGGCAGCAGCAGAAAGATGCCGGGGTCGATCTGCTGCCGGTGGGTGATTTCGCTTGGTATGACCATGTGCTGACCACCAGCCTGATGGTGGATAATATCCCGGCACGGCACCGGCAGGGCGACGGGCCGGCGGATCTGGATACCCTGTTCCGCATCGGCCGCGGCCGCGCGCCGGGCGGCGAGCCCGCCGCCGCCGCCGAAATGACCAAATGGTTCAATACCAATTATCATTACATGGTGCCGGAATTTACCCGCGGACAATCATTCCGCCTGGGGTGGACCCAGTTGCTGGATGAAGTGGATGAAGCCCTGGCGCTGGGCCACCGGGTTAAACCGGTTATCCTCGGGCCGATAACCTACCTGTGGCTGGGCAAGACCAAGGGAGAGGCTTTTGATCGGCTATCGCTGCTGGCGGAACTGCTGCCGGTGTACCGGCAAATACTCGGCGAGCTGGCGCGGCGCGGTATCGAATGGGTGCAAATCGACGAACCCGCCCTGGTACTGGAGCTGCCCGCCGACTGGCAACAGGCCTATGAAACCGCTTACCGTGAATTGGCGGGACCGGTCAAATTGCTGCTGACCACTTACTTCGACAGCATCGGCCATCATCTGGATCTTATCCGATCGCTGCCGGTGCAGGGTTTGCATGTGGATCTGATGGCGGGACAGGATTCACCCGACGAATTGCACCGGCGCCTGCCGGCCCACTGGCTGCTGTCTTTGGGCGTGATTAACGGACGCAACGTCTGGCGCGCCGATCTCGGCGCCTGGTTTGATCGTTTGCGCCTGCTATCGGGGCAACGGCCGATTTGGGTGGCCACCTCCTGCTCGCTGCTGCACAGCCCCATTGATTTATCGGTAGAATCGCGCCTGGATGAAGAAGTCAAAAGCTGGTTCGCCTTTGCCTTGCAGAAATGCGGCGAGCTGGGTTTGTTGCGTGCCGCCCTCAATCAGCCGGATGAGGCGCAGGTCTCCTTGTTGGAAGAGTACAGCCGGCCTATCCGCGCCCGCCGCCACTCGGACCGGGTGAACAATGCCCGGGTGCAGGCGCGTTTGACGCAGATTACCCCACGGGACAGCCAGCGCGGGCAAGCCTATGAACGGCGTGCCGAGCTGCAACGGCAGCGTTTTAATCTGCCGGCCTGGCCCACCACCACCATCGGTTCCTTCCCGCAAACCACGGAAATACGCGGCCTGCGTC
Encoded here:
- the metE gene encoding 5-methyltetrahydropteroyltriglutamate--homocysteine S-methyltransferase, with product MTILSHTLGFPRVGLHRELKKAQESYWAGKSSQQELLAVGRELRSRHWQQQKDAGVDLLPVGDFAWYDHVLTTSLMVDNIPARHRQGDGPADLDTLFRIGRGRAPGGEPAAAAEMTKWFNTNYHYMVPEFTRGQSFRLGWTQLLDEVDEALALGHRVKPVILGPITYLWLGKTKGEAFDRLSLLAELLPVYRQILGELARRGIEWVQIDEPALVLELPADWQQAYETAYRELAGPVKLLLTTYFDSIGHHLDLIRSLPVQGLHVDLMAGQDSPDELHRRLPAHWLLSLGVINGRNVWRADLGAWFDRLRLLSGQRPIWVATSCSLLHSPIDLSVESRLDEEVKSWFAFALQKCGELGLLRAALNQPDEAQVSLLEEYSRPIRARRHSDRVNNARVQARLTQITPRDSQRGQAYERRAELQRQRFNLPAWPTTTIGSFPQTTEIRGLRLDFKRGSLDSARYRAGIGEHIRQAVAEQERLGLDVLVHGEAERNDMVEYFGEHLDGFVFTQNGWVQSYGSRCVKPPVIIGDISRPSPITVEWAKYAQSLTDKPMKGMLTGPVTILCWSFPREDVSRKTIARQIALALRDEVADLEQAGIGIIQIDEPALREGLPLRQSEWREYLDWAVEAFRLNAAVARDDTQIHTHMCYCEFNDIMDSIAALDADVITIETSRSDMELLETFKEFDYPNEIGPGVYDIHSPNVPSEEWIVALLRKASERIPAERLWVNPDCGLKTRAWPETRQSLANMVSAAKRLRAEKV